The following proteins are co-located in the Palaemon carinicauda isolate YSFRI2023 chromosome 3, ASM3689809v2, whole genome shotgun sequence genome:
- the LOC137638585 gene encoding BRCA2-interacting transcriptional repressor EMSY isoform X4, with protein MMDIESSRPHKWPQLLDMTKEECQKSLRALEISAYSQMISVLRAQGELTKEKKKLLNDLQNIFSINLERHRAEIRRAVNDEKLNTIAETLAGPNTGVEWAVEGRRLIPLMPRVPPQTAYTALATRMAMLYYNMNSKMPPPAATAHYGKFDDLGCESDATDSEEETEGLRFISGAMVPQQYNADQGLYTTLPQSQARIARISSKENRENREAPTTTTASSVSSGPMSMGPMAMGSAGSDKRKRKRSLSTDHPLPPPPPQPVSREQPLTPNTPTKPQIGGISRPIPGPPMKITVTGNVTRGTPGTPTSTLGGHTQKVILVSTSGASGVGGNMYQRSLTVPVMKGGPGAPPTVMRGMPAGPGPISSNQMQTGGSIGSSSNVMVPTSYASGGQSASGGGIPQPVMPPGTYVNRMRPRVPSGALPPRPRQRSNSLVLHTEPTMPQRGVEANSGSGSGNMGSSSHLGSVPGFSGGPPGMIGSSAPSSHTVPPSHLMTHQTIQVRPGPPVTPGKAIQIRQEATGAKIITHTVGGSGSGLGGPSNISSTGGTSSTGGLSSNTPSRLMGRPPLLPPNSPQGTGGPLYVVTTNSGTITVVTRTVAAGQGTGPRVVTVNTINAPKSSVGGVRAASPATVVSVGPKTVQTVRVTPQGPAGLRPVLGSAKSNVIVVHKGAPHGTRPVGIQGIRDVPTKITIGKTLGGNANTAVLQKPPPAPRGTVGSSNVVSSGPQTSQGNVIVVDMSGAEGNAVSNPNSLADILQATGILDAAAAASGSSSATNTNSSSTNASGSASTTSTTALSTRSLAVSAMNTSTSAGGSSIEKNSTSGSRGQGGGESGEGEGEWLNLGLESGDSPGQSLPEGQMQMLEEAVEILGRGDKESARNLLRQAGIELLDSPGDIVEQGGEAASMASLISGLSSQLPGGHIDGSALPPVGELDPATGFFYNPSSTESSSDSNSNSDMIKAGKITVALIWKGSIQRENK; from the exons ATGGATATTGAAAGCAGTAGGCCACATAAGTGGCCACAACTGCTTGATATGACAAAAGAGGAGTGCCAAAAATCTCTGCGAGCTCTTG AAATATCTGCTTACAGCCAAATGATATCAGTCCTTCGGGCCCAAGGAGAActtactaaagaaaaaaagaaacttttaaatgATCTACAAAATATTTTTTCGATAAACTTAGAACGTCATAGGGCAGAGATAAGACGAGCTGttaatgatgaaaaattaaatactataGCAGAGAC gTTAGCGGGCCCTAATACAGGAGTTGAGTGGGCAGTAGAAGGAAGAAGGTTAATCCCCCTTATGCCTAGAGTGCCACCTCAGACTGCATATACAGCATTGGCAACTAGGATGGCAATGCTTTATTACAATATGAATTCAAAAATGCCTCCACCAGCAGCAACAGCCCATTATGGGAAGTTTGATG ATCTTGGTTGCGAGTCTGATGCCACAGATTCGGAGGAAGAGACTGAAGGTTTACGTTTTATATCGGGAGccatggttccccagcagtataaTGCAGATCAGGGTCTATACACAACGCTTCCACAATCACAAGCTCGCATTGCGAGAATATCGTC TAAAGAGAATAGAGAAAATAGGGAAGCTCCTACCACCACCACCGCGTCTTCAGTAAGTAGTGGCCCTATGAGCATGGGTCCTATGGCAATGGGTAGTGCTGGGAGTGACAAAAGAAAACGAAAGAGGTCTCTTTCAACTGATCACCCATTGCCGCCTCCTCCTCCTCAACCTGTTAGTCGGGAACAACCTCTAACGCCAAATACACCAACCAAACCACAA ATCGGGGGAATTAGTAGACCAATCCCAGGACCACCCATGAAAATAACTGTTACTGGTAATGTCACCAGAGGTACCCCTGGCACGCCGACATCCACTCTAGGTGGTCATACTCAGAAG GTAATACTGGTGTCTACCTCAGGAGCAAGTGGTGTTGGAGGTAACATGTATCAACGTTCTCTAACTGTCCCAGTGATGAAAGGGGGGCCAGGAGCCCCTCCCACTGTAATGAGAGGTATGCCAGCAGGTCCTGGCCCAATATCCTCAAATCAAATGCAGACGG GTGGTAGCATTGGCTCTTCTTCAAATGTTATGGTACCTACTTCATATGCCAGTGGGGGTCAGAGTGCATCGGGTGGGGGAATTCCTCAGCCAG TAATGCCCCCTGGAACATACGTCAATAGAATGAGGCCGAGGGTGCCCTCCGGAGCCTTGCCTCCCAGACCTCGGCAGAGATCAAACTCTCTCGTTCTTCATACAGAACCAACGATGCCACAAAGAG GTGTAGAAGCCAATTCTGGTAGTGGATCAGGTAATATGGGATCAAGCAGTCACCTTGGTTCAGTCCCTGGGTTTTCTGGCGGCCCACCTGGTATGATAGGGTCTTCTGCTCCATCATCGCATACTGTACCACCAAGCCATCTCATGACTCATCAGACAATACAG GTACGACCAGGCCCACCAGTTACGCCGGGTAAAGCCATCCAGATACGGCAAGAAGCAA CAGGAGCTAAGATCATAACCCATACAGTAGGTGGTAGCGGAAGTGGTCTTGGTGGGCCAAGTAACATCTCTAGTACTGGTGGAACTAGCAGCACAGGTGGCCTAAGTTCAAACACCCCTAGTAGGTTGATGGGACGACCACCTCTTCTTCCTCCCAACTCCCCCCAGGGAACTGGAGGGCCTCTCTATGTAGTTACGACTAATTCAGGAACTATAACTGTCGTCACGCGCACAGTCGCTGCTGGACAGG GTACTGGCCCCCGTGTTGTCACAGTAAATACCATCAATGCCCCGAAATCCTCGGTAGGTGGCGTTCGTGCTGCTTCTCCGGCGACAGTAGTTTCTGTTGGTCCAAAAACTGTTCAGACAGTGAGAGTTACACCTCAGGGTCCAGCAGGACTGCGACCCGTATTAGGCAGTGCGAAGTCTAACGTTATTGTTGTGCACAAAGGTGCCCCACATGGAACAAGACCAGTCGGTATTCAAGGAATCCGG GATGTTCCTACGAAGATCACAATCGGGAAAACCCTTGGTGGTAATGCCAACACTGCTGTACTTCAGAAGCCCCCTCCTGCTCCCAGAGGAACTGTCGGCTCTTCAAATGTGGTCTCCTCAGGTCCACAAACATCTCAGGGGAATGTAATAGTTGTTGACATGAGTGGTGCTGAAGGAAATGCTGTCAGTAACCCAAATTCTTTGGCCGACATCCTACAGGCTACAGGTATActggatgctgctgctgctg CCAGTGGATCATCTTCGGCAACTAACACTAACTCCTCTTCCACCAATGCATCTGGCTCTGCAAGTACAACATCTACCACAGCCTTGTCTACCAGGTCGTTGGCTGTTTCTGCGATGAATACATCTACGTCGGCAGGAGGTAGTAGCATTGAAAAAAACAGCACTTCGGGTAGTCGGGGGCAAGGAGGAGGAGAGAGTGGTGAAGGTGAAGGGGAGTGGCTTAACCTTGGATTAGAGTCGGGGGACTCGCCGGGTCAGAGCTTGCCTGAGGGGCAGATGCAAATGTTGG AGGAAGCAGTTGAAATACTAGGGAGAGGGGACAAAGAATCTGCGAGGAATTTGCTTCGTCAGGCAGGAATTGAGCTTCTAGACTCTCCGGGCGATATTGTTGAACAGGGTGGT GAGGCTGCATCCATGGCAAGCTTAATATCAGGTTTATCTTCTCAACTACCTGGCGGTCACATAGATGGTAGTGCTCTCCCTCCTGTTGGAGAGCTTGATCCTGCCACAGGTTTCTTCTACAATCCTTCCAGTA CGGAGAGCTCGtccgacagcaacagcaactcgg
- the LOC137638585 gene encoding BRCA2-interacting transcriptional repressor EMSY isoform X7 encodes MMDIESSRPHKWPQLLDMTKEECQKSLRALEISAYSQMISVLRAQGELTKEKKKLLNDLQNIFSINLERHRAEIRRAVNDEKLNTIAETLAGPNTGVEWAVEGRRLIPLMPRVPPQTAYTALATRMAMLYYNMNSKMPPPAATAHYGKFDDLGCESDATDSEEETEGLRFISGAMVPQQYNADQGLYTTLPQSQARIARISSKENRENREAPTTTTASSVSSGPMSMGPMAMGSAGSDKRKRKRSLSTDHPLPPPPPQPVSREQPLTPNTPTKPQKFYELQIGGISRPIPGPPMKITVTGNVTRGTPGTPTSTLGGHTQKVILVSTSGASGVGGNMYQRSLTVPVMKGGPGAPPTVMRGMPAGPGPISSNQMQTVMPPGTYVNRMRPRVPSGALPPRPRQRSNSLVLHTEPTMPQRGVEANSGSGSGNMGSSSHLGSVPGFSGGPPGMIGSSAPSSHTVPPSHLMTHQTIQVRPGPPVTPGKAIQIRQEATGAKIITHTVGGSGSGLGGPSNISSTGGTSSTGGLSSNTPSRLMGRPPLLPPNSPQGTGGPLYVVTTNSGTITVVTRTVAAGQGTGPRVVTVNTINAPKSSVGGVRAASPATVVSVGPKTVQTVRVTPQGPAGLRPVLGSAKSNVIVVHKGAPHGTRPVGIQGIRDVPTKITIGKTLGGNANTAVLQKPPPAPRGTVGSSNVVSSGPQTSQGNVIVVDMSGAEGNAVSNPNSLADILQATGILDAAAAASGSSSATNTNSSSTNASGSASTTSTTALSTRSLAVSAMNTSTSAGGSSIEKNSTSGSRGQGGGESGEGEGEWLNLGLESGDSPGQSLPEGQMQMLEEAVEILGRGDKESARNLLRQAGIELLDSPGDIVEQGGEAASMASLISGLSSQLPGGHIDGSALPPVGELDPATGFFYNPSSTESSSDSNSNSDMIKAGKITVALIWKGSIQRENK; translated from the exons ATGGATATTGAAAGCAGTAGGCCACATAAGTGGCCACAACTGCTTGATATGACAAAAGAGGAGTGCCAAAAATCTCTGCGAGCTCTTG AAATATCTGCTTACAGCCAAATGATATCAGTCCTTCGGGCCCAAGGAGAActtactaaagaaaaaaagaaacttttaaatgATCTACAAAATATTTTTTCGATAAACTTAGAACGTCATAGGGCAGAGATAAGACGAGCTGttaatgatgaaaaattaaatactataGCAGAGAC gTTAGCGGGCCCTAATACAGGAGTTGAGTGGGCAGTAGAAGGAAGAAGGTTAATCCCCCTTATGCCTAGAGTGCCACCTCAGACTGCATATACAGCATTGGCAACTAGGATGGCAATGCTTTATTACAATATGAATTCAAAAATGCCTCCACCAGCAGCAACAGCCCATTATGGGAAGTTTGATG ATCTTGGTTGCGAGTCTGATGCCACAGATTCGGAGGAAGAGACTGAAGGTTTACGTTTTATATCGGGAGccatggttccccagcagtataaTGCAGATCAGGGTCTATACACAACGCTTCCACAATCACAAGCTCGCATTGCGAGAATATCGTC TAAAGAGAATAGAGAAAATAGGGAAGCTCCTACCACCACCACCGCGTCTTCAGTAAGTAGTGGCCCTATGAGCATGGGTCCTATGGCAATGGGTAGTGCTGGGAGTGACAAAAGAAAACGAAAGAGGTCTCTTTCAACTGATCACCCATTGCCGCCTCCTCCTCCTCAACCTGTTAGTCGGGAACAACCTCTAACGCCAAATACACCAACCAAACCACAA AAATTTTATGAGTTGCAGATCGGGGGAATTAGTAGACCAATCCCAGGACCACCCATGAAAATAACTGTTACTGGTAATGTCACCAGAGGTACCCCTGGCACGCCGACATCCACTCTAGGTGGTCATACTCAGAAG GTAATACTGGTGTCTACCTCAGGAGCAAGTGGTGTTGGAGGTAACATGTATCAACGTTCTCTAACTGTCCCAGTGATGAAAGGGGGGCCAGGAGCCCCTCCCACTGTAATGAGAGGTATGCCAGCAGGTCCTGGCCCAATATCCTCAAATCAAATGCAGACGG TAATGCCCCCTGGAACATACGTCAATAGAATGAGGCCGAGGGTGCCCTCCGGAGCCTTGCCTCCCAGACCTCGGCAGAGATCAAACTCTCTCGTTCTTCATACAGAACCAACGATGCCACAAAGAG GTGTAGAAGCCAATTCTGGTAGTGGATCAGGTAATATGGGATCAAGCAGTCACCTTGGTTCAGTCCCTGGGTTTTCTGGCGGCCCACCTGGTATGATAGGGTCTTCTGCTCCATCATCGCATACTGTACCACCAAGCCATCTCATGACTCATCAGACAATACAG GTACGACCAGGCCCACCAGTTACGCCGGGTAAAGCCATCCAGATACGGCAAGAAGCAA CAGGAGCTAAGATCATAACCCATACAGTAGGTGGTAGCGGAAGTGGTCTTGGTGGGCCAAGTAACATCTCTAGTACTGGTGGAACTAGCAGCACAGGTGGCCTAAGTTCAAACACCCCTAGTAGGTTGATGGGACGACCACCTCTTCTTCCTCCCAACTCCCCCCAGGGAACTGGAGGGCCTCTCTATGTAGTTACGACTAATTCAGGAACTATAACTGTCGTCACGCGCACAGTCGCTGCTGGACAGG GTACTGGCCCCCGTGTTGTCACAGTAAATACCATCAATGCCCCGAAATCCTCGGTAGGTGGCGTTCGTGCTGCTTCTCCGGCGACAGTAGTTTCTGTTGGTCCAAAAACTGTTCAGACAGTGAGAGTTACACCTCAGGGTCCAGCAGGACTGCGACCCGTATTAGGCAGTGCGAAGTCTAACGTTATTGTTGTGCACAAAGGTGCCCCACATGGAACAAGACCAGTCGGTATTCAAGGAATCCGG GATGTTCCTACGAAGATCACAATCGGGAAAACCCTTGGTGGTAATGCCAACACTGCTGTACTTCAGAAGCCCCCTCCTGCTCCCAGAGGAACTGTCGGCTCTTCAAATGTGGTCTCCTCAGGTCCACAAACATCTCAGGGGAATGTAATAGTTGTTGACATGAGTGGTGCTGAAGGAAATGCTGTCAGTAACCCAAATTCTTTGGCCGACATCCTACAGGCTACAGGTATActggatgctgctgctgctg CCAGTGGATCATCTTCGGCAACTAACACTAACTCCTCTTCCACCAATGCATCTGGCTCTGCAAGTACAACATCTACCACAGCCTTGTCTACCAGGTCGTTGGCTGTTTCTGCGATGAATACATCTACGTCGGCAGGAGGTAGTAGCATTGAAAAAAACAGCACTTCGGGTAGTCGGGGGCAAGGAGGAGGAGAGAGTGGTGAAGGTGAAGGGGAGTGGCTTAACCTTGGATTAGAGTCGGGGGACTCGCCGGGTCAGAGCTTGCCTGAGGGGCAGATGCAAATGTTGG AGGAAGCAGTTGAAATACTAGGGAGAGGGGACAAAGAATCTGCGAGGAATTTGCTTCGTCAGGCAGGAATTGAGCTTCTAGACTCTCCGGGCGATATTGTTGAACAGGGTGGT GAGGCTGCATCCATGGCAAGCTTAATATCAGGTTTATCTTCTCAACTACCTGGCGGTCACATAGATGGTAGTGCTCTCCCTCCTGTTGGAGAGCTTGATCCTGCCACAGGTTTCTTCTACAATCCTTCCAGTA CGGAGAGCTCGtccgacagcaacagcaactcgg
- the LOC137638585 gene encoding BRCA2-interacting transcriptional repressor EMSY isoform X1 gives MMDIESSRPHKWPQLLDMTKEECQKSLRALEISAYSQMISVLRAQGELTKEKKKLLNDLQNIFSINLERHRAEIRRAVNDEKLNTIAETLAGPNTGVEWAVEGRRLIPLMPRVPPQTAYTALATRMAMLYYNMNSKMPPPAATAHYGKFDDLGCESDATDSEEETEGLRFISGAMVPQQYNADQGLYTTLPQSQARIARISSKENRENREAPTTTTASSVSSGPMSMGPMAMGSAGSDKRKRKRSLSTDHPLPPPPPQPVSREQPLTPNTPTKPQKFYELQIGGISRPIPGPPMKITVTGNVTRGTPGTPTSTLGGHTQKVILVSTSGASGVGGNMYQRSLTVPVMKGGPGAPPTVMRGMPAGPGPISSNQMQTGGSIGSSSNVMVPTSYASGGQSASGGGIPQPVMPPGTYVNRMRPRVPSGALPPRPRQRSNSLVLHTEPTMPQRGVEANSGSGSGNMGSSSHLGSVPGFSGGPPGMIGSSAPSSHTVPPSHLMTHQTIQVRPGPPVTPGKAIQIRQEATGAKIITHTVGGSGSGLGGPSNISSTGGTSSTGGLSSNTPSRLMGRPPLLPPNSPQGTGGPLYVVTTNSGTITVVTRTVAAGQGTGPRVVTVNTINAPKSSVGGVRAASPATVVSVGPKTVQTVRVTPQGPAGLRPVLGSAKSNVIVVHKGAPHGTRPVGIQGIRDVPTKITIGKTLGGNANTAVLQKPPPAPRGTVGSSNVVSSGPQTSQGNVIVVDMSGAEGNAVSNPNSLADILQATGILDAAAAASGSSSATNTNSSSTNASGSASTTSTTALSTRSLAVSAMNTSTSAGGSSIEKNSTSGSRGQGGGESGEGEGEWLNLGLESGDSPGQSLPEGQMQMLEEAVEILGRGDKESARNLLRQAGIELLDSPGDIVEQGGEAASMASLISGLSSQLPGGHIDGSALPPVGELDPATGFFYNPSSTESSSDSNSNSDMIKAGKITVALIWKGSIQRENK, from the exons ATGGATATTGAAAGCAGTAGGCCACATAAGTGGCCACAACTGCTTGATATGACAAAAGAGGAGTGCCAAAAATCTCTGCGAGCTCTTG AAATATCTGCTTACAGCCAAATGATATCAGTCCTTCGGGCCCAAGGAGAActtactaaagaaaaaaagaaacttttaaatgATCTACAAAATATTTTTTCGATAAACTTAGAACGTCATAGGGCAGAGATAAGACGAGCTGttaatgatgaaaaattaaatactataGCAGAGAC gTTAGCGGGCCCTAATACAGGAGTTGAGTGGGCAGTAGAAGGAAGAAGGTTAATCCCCCTTATGCCTAGAGTGCCACCTCAGACTGCATATACAGCATTGGCAACTAGGATGGCAATGCTTTATTACAATATGAATTCAAAAATGCCTCCACCAGCAGCAACAGCCCATTATGGGAAGTTTGATG ATCTTGGTTGCGAGTCTGATGCCACAGATTCGGAGGAAGAGACTGAAGGTTTACGTTTTATATCGGGAGccatggttccccagcagtataaTGCAGATCAGGGTCTATACACAACGCTTCCACAATCACAAGCTCGCATTGCGAGAATATCGTC TAAAGAGAATAGAGAAAATAGGGAAGCTCCTACCACCACCACCGCGTCTTCAGTAAGTAGTGGCCCTATGAGCATGGGTCCTATGGCAATGGGTAGTGCTGGGAGTGACAAAAGAAAACGAAAGAGGTCTCTTTCAACTGATCACCCATTGCCGCCTCCTCCTCCTCAACCTGTTAGTCGGGAACAACCTCTAACGCCAAATACACCAACCAAACCACAA AAATTTTATGAGTTGCAGATCGGGGGAATTAGTAGACCAATCCCAGGACCACCCATGAAAATAACTGTTACTGGTAATGTCACCAGAGGTACCCCTGGCACGCCGACATCCACTCTAGGTGGTCATACTCAGAAG GTAATACTGGTGTCTACCTCAGGAGCAAGTGGTGTTGGAGGTAACATGTATCAACGTTCTCTAACTGTCCCAGTGATGAAAGGGGGGCCAGGAGCCCCTCCCACTGTAATGAGAGGTATGCCAGCAGGTCCTGGCCCAATATCCTCAAATCAAATGCAGACGG GTGGTAGCATTGGCTCTTCTTCAAATGTTATGGTACCTACTTCATATGCCAGTGGGGGTCAGAGTGCATCGGGTGGGGGAATTCCTCAGCCAG TAATGCCCCCTGGAACATACGTCAATAGAATGAGGCCGAGGGTGCCCTCCGGAGCCTTGCCTCCCAGACCTCGGCAGAGATCAAACTCTCTCGTTCTTCATACAGAACCAACGATGCCACAAAGAG GTGTAGAAGCCAATTCTGGTAGTGGATCAGGTAATATGGGATCAAGCAGTCACCTTGGTTCAGTCCCTGGGTTTTCTGGCGGCCCACCTGGTATGATAGGGTCTTCTGCTCCATCATCGCATACTGTACCACCAAGCCATCTCATGACTCATCAGACAATACAG GTACGACCAGGCCCACCAGTTACGCCGGGTAAAGCCATCCAGATACGGCAAGAAGCAA CAGGAGCTAAGATCATAACCCATACAGTAGGTGGTAGCGGAAGTGGTCTTGGTGGGCCAAGTAACATCTCTAGTACTGGTGGAACTAGCAGCACAGGTGGCCTAAGTTCAAACACCCCTAGTAGGTTGATGGGACGACCACCTCTTCTTCCTCCCAACTCCCCCCAGGGAACTGGAGGGCCTCTCTATGTAGTTACGACTAATTCAGGAACTATAACTGTCGTCACGCGCACAGTCGCTGCTGGACAGG GTACTGGCCCCCGTGTTGTCACAGTAAATACCATCAATGCCCCGAAATCCTCGGTAGGTGGCGTTCGTGCTGCTTCTCCGGCGACAGTAGTTTCTGTTGGTCCAAAAACTGTTCAGACAGTGAGAGTTACACCTCAGGGTCCAGCAGGACTGCGACCCGTATTAGGCAGTGCGAAGTCTAACGTTATTGTTGTGCACAAAGGTGCCCCACATGGAACAAGACCAGTCGGTATTCAAGGAATCCGG GATGTTCCTACGAAGATCACAATCGGGAAAACCCTTGGTGGTAATGCCAACACTGCTGTACTTCAGAAGCCCCCTCCTGCTCCCAGAGGAACTGTCGGCTCTTCAAATGTGGTCTCCTCAGGTCCACAAACATCTCAGGGGAATGTAATAGTTGTTGACATGAGTGGTGCTGAAGGAAATGCTGTCAGTAACCCAAATTCTTTGGCCGACATCCTACAGGCTACAGGTATActggatgctgctgctgctg CCAGTGGATCATCTTCGGCAACTAACACTAACTCCTCTTCCACCAATGCATCTGGCTCTGCAAGTACAACATCTACCACAGCCTTGTCTACCAGGTCGTTGGCTGTTTCTGCGATGAATACATCTACGTCGGCAGGAGGTAGTAGCATTGAAAAAAACAGCACTTCGGGTAGTCGGGGGCAAGGAGGAGGAGAGAGTGGTGAAGGTGAAGGGGAGTGGCTTAACCTTGGATTAGAGTCGGGGGACTCGCCGGGTCAGAGCTTGCCTGAGGGGCAGATGCAAATGTTGG AGGAAGCAGTTGAAATACTAGGGAGAGGGGACAAAGAATCTGCGAGGAATTTGCTTCGTCAGGCAGGAATTGAGCTTCTAGACTCTCCGGGCGATATTGTTGAACAGGGTGGT GAGGCTGCATCCATGGCAAGCTTAATATCAGGTTTATCTTCTCAACTACCTGGCGGTCACATAGATGGTAGTGCTCTCCCTCCTGTTGGAGAGCTTGATCCTGCCACAGGTTTCTTCTACAATCCTTCCAGTA CGGAGAGCTCGtccgacagcaacagcaactcgg